CAAAGATTTACTTACTTAGATTTGTACTTACCGAAATATGGGCAGGTGAACCTGGACTAACAGTGTCTACTTTGGCAAAAGCAGCTGGTAAACTATTCTCCTGTTCCATTACTTCAGGATGCACTTCTGCCTCATCCAGTCTATGCTTCTCCCGGTCACGTGCATGTAGCTGATGGAGTGCTTCCTCAATTTGTTTCATTAAGGCTTTATGGTCATTTTGTAGGCCTTACAAAAAGCAAGAAAAATTCGCAGCATATTTAGATATAGCTAGAGATGTAACTGGACACCGCAATACCTTCAGAATTTGGAGAGGATTTGGAATCTCTGTTGAGAGATGTTAATtctcacctctggagcaggtgtgaCTTGAACCCGAGTCTCCTGGCATATAGGTCAGGATATAACTACTGGGCCACAAGAGCCCCTAATCCATAGTTTTAGGCTTGCTTGGATTTTCTTACTTCAGGTGAGCCATCAATGGGAGATGAAGAAAAATACAGACTGAAAACTTTCACATAAAATGAAGGAATGTGCACCTGGGCTTTTGTTGCTGAGGCAAAGTTTCaaaactgttcaatttttttttaaacacacttATGTCTCAACTTGACAAAAGCAAAAATGTGCCAAAatataattaaaacaaaaatttgTTTCTTTTCACTGCCTCATTTATTCCTTCCCTCCCTCAATGAAATCCAGAAAAGGTCACTTATGAGGTTGACAAACCTGAATGCACTATCATTCTAATTTGAATTAGTCTATTAAAAGAATTATCAACTTTAGAGTATTATTTTTGAATTGcactgaaacattaacattgctgCTTGAAGTATTATTTCCATGTTAATAGATTTCAACATTTCTAAATGTATCAATATTACTTACAAATTATATTATGTCGAGCTGTTCGAACTTCATAAACATCAATATCGTTTCGAGGATATCCTTCAACATCAACTAAAGGCGCATCCATTCCAGCTTTATTTTGCTGAAAGTCACAGGTTCAAATGCTTCAATTAGTGTTAAAATGCAAAGGAAATACTTGAAAACTTTTTTTCAGGACTGTTTTATTCCTTTTCTGTGTTCAACCTTAACGACCAAAAATAACATGTACTACCAAACGTAAAGCTGATTGGCAAATAAGCCAAAGAGACAAAGGGACTTTTGTAACAGTCTGAAAGTGTGATGGAACAAATTTAAATGGTACCATTCAAAATCAATTGGTTAAGTAATAGAATATTTTATTTACAGGGCTTTGAAGCAAGAGGAGGGGAGCAGGTTTAATGAGGTAGCTTTAAAAGGCTTTTGTTGTACAACTATTTGAACTCTCTCTTTATGCGCTGTatcattctatgattttatgatttaATTCTAATTCATACCAATGTAAGGCATAAACAAATTTTCATGGCTTAAAAATTTACTCAAACACTTCATTTTGCTGAACAAACAAATTATTCATTGATGTGAGCGATAAATGTACTGCTGCACAACACAATGAAAACTGATGCATTTAAACAGGTGTCTGAATCAAGAATTGATGTAATCAAAGTAAACTACTGGGTTTGGTATGTCAGAAACTGGATGCATTGTGTTTTCTAGTGTTTGACTAAACCATCACATTACACAAATGACAGTACAGAAATCCAATGTGCCGAGTTTGACAAGTTTCATACATCTtgtgtttttattttattaatttattttgttttgcacagAAGTAGATCATTTAGTTTTTTAAGCCTGGTCCACCATTCAgcaagatcatagctgatcttttaCTTCAACTCTATCTTTTCCTAACATGCAAACTCTACTGATTTTAAACATATGGAGAAACTCAATATCCACAGCTCTCTGGAATAGAAAATTCCAAAAGATTCCCATGATCTCTGGTGAAGATATTTATCCTCACCTCAGTCCCCAATTACcagccccttattctgagacgGTGAACGTGTGTGCCAGGTTCACCAGACAGCAGAAACATTTTCTTCGCATACCCTATCAAACCTCTCAATAGTTTAAAAAGTTTCAATTTTAAtagatcacctcccattcttgTAAACATTAGGATATATACAAACCTtgatcactcaatctctcctcattgatTTTTGTGTAGTCCAATTGAATAAATGCTTATTGCTCTCCCACTAGGGCAAGGATGTCCCTCCTTAGATAAAGGTAACCAAACTGCACGCAGTCCACCAGATGTGGCTCACTAATGCCCTGTACAATCACAGTAAGGCTTATTAACTCAAATACTAATCCCTATGTGATAAAAGCTAACACCCCTCTTTTAAGACCTGATATAACAGTAAAAATCCCAAAACGCCCATGAAAACTCAACCACATAGGCAACCAGAGGGAAAACCACTCTGAATTAATTAATGAACCTATCAAAAGAAATGTGGGAGAAGAAGTCTGTGGTTGAAGGAGAAGTGAGCCATTTGGAAAGCAGGTGGCAATTGTGAGGCAGTAGTTCAGGTTTcaagaggggtcagggtgagattgcagtAAAGAGATAGGGGCAGGGAGGCTACAAAGGAGAAAGTACTGTTTTTGACTTGTGAACAAAGAAACGCTCAGCTGACTTGAGTCAGGAAAGCATGATATTACTGAGGTAATGAATTCCCGGCAAATGAACTTGGAATTTAGTTTTCTGCTATATAAACTCAGAAGTTACCATACTGGGTAAAAGTGTAGTTAATGTGAAAGTCAGATTGgagatgttttaaaaaaaactattaaaTGCCTGGTTAAAATCTTCCAGCTTTGTTTACGGATGGATAAGCATAAGCTGTGACCTCATCAATTGACGGAAGCTCTGACTTGGGTGATGATGTTTTATGTGTAAAATTGTCAGTTATTTTGGAAAACAACTTGTTTGCTACTGCCTATTATATTGTAATTTAAATGCTGTGGTGTGTTGGAAATTAATTATTTCCTCGTGTGTTGCATCTTAATGTTCACTGGAGGGTTGATAATTTGTGGATATCAATGAATTTTTCTAATTCTGCTTCTGAGACAATCCAAATATCTCATGCAATCAATACCAATGCAGCAGGTTGTGTTACTAATGTGACTACATCACCTAGCAAATGAGTTAgtgagaatgaaaaaaaaaagtttttgaaATCTAAAACATAGCCCTCAAAACCACAAGGTGGTTCTCTAATCTCAGAGCCCTTGAAAAATATTTTGTGCCTGTTAAGATACCACCCACCTTCCTAAATACTTGCTGTATATTTCATGTTAATTTTCTGTGATTAAATGTACAACACTAGGTCTCTCTGAATGTAAACATTTCCCAGCTTTTCTCCATTCaaaattgggagaaagtgagaactgcagatgctggagatcagagcttaaaaatgtgttgctggaaaagcgcaggaggtcaggcaacatcaaaggaacaggagaagtttatgcctgaaacgtcgattcttctatTTTAAGCTCCATTCAAAATTGTTTGACCTAAGTGATACTCTACACTTTGCCACTTTGTGTTCAGGCTGTCAAGCTCCTTTCTACTCACTCAAGAtgattttcttcctctggagccTGCTTGTAACTTTCTCACCACTTACTTCCCAAATTATAGTTGCGTATAGTCCACAAACTTACATTACATCCTCTCCCCTCATCTAAATTATAAATCTAGTGTGCAAATAGTTGAGGCCCAagtactgatttttttttgtcatgtCCTATTAGTCACAACACTCCAACACAATATgccatcttagcaggacttatacacttaatggtaaggtcctaggaagtgttgctgaacaaagagaccttggggtgcaggttcatagctccttgaaagtggagtcgcaggtagataggatagtgaaggcagcatttggtatgctttcctttattggtcaaagtattgagtacaggagttgggaggtcatgttgtggctgtacaggacattggttaggccactgttggaatattgcatgcaattctggtctccttcctatcggaaagatgttgtgaaacttgaaagggttcagaaaagatttacaaggatgttgccaggattggaggatttgagctatagggagaagctgaacaggctgggactgttttccctggagggtcagaggctgaggagtgaccttatagaggtttacaaaattatgaggggcatggataggttaaataggcaaagtcttttccctgggatcagggagtccagaactagagggcataggattaaggtgagaggggaaagatataaaagagacctaaggggtaactttttccacacagagggtggtacaggtatggaatgagctgccagaggaagtggtggaacctggtacaattgcaacatttaagaggcatttggatgggtaaatgaataggaagggtttggagggatatgggctgggtgctggcaggtgggactagattaggttgggatatctggtcggcatggatgggttgaaccgaagggtctgtttccatgctgtactctaTTTTattctgcttttatctattaaTAAAGTCTTTAGTCCATGCTAGTATATTACACCCAATTACAACTTCTATTTTTTCACAATAACCTCTAGTGTAACACATTTTCAAATGCTTCTAAAGATTCAAATTCACCACATTTACTGGTTCACTCTTATCCACCTTCCTGGTTACaaaaaaacatttaaaacatATCTGTCAAATACAATTACCCTTTCCTAGATTAATTCATCTTAAATCACAATAGGATTTCCTAACAGCCCTGTTACCATATCTTTAACAATACGGTACTTTGTCTTCTActtgttaggctaactggtcgaTAGAGAGCAAACTGGGAACTCTCTCTTCTCTTACAAAGCTGATTATATTTCCAAATGCCAATTATTTGGGAACTGTCTAGAAACTAAACAATTCTAGATGATCAAaatcaatgcatccactatcttgGCAGCTCTCttaaaatagattagattcccaacagtgtggaaacaggccatttggcccaacaagtccacaccaactctccgaagagtaatccacccagacccacttctcaaATCCATTAGATACAGAGATTAGCTTCATTAAATTCTCCAGTGCCATTTCTTAGCCTGTGTCTATAATTTAAATAGACATTGGTTTATCTGGTCATGGCTGATATGTGATGGGCTAGAAACATCCTAACTAGTCTTTACTTCAGAGTGGAAAATTAGATCAATAAAGACCTTAAAATCCCAAAACTGTCAAAATATGTAATTGATAATATGTTAACAGTTCGATTTGGAGTTGGCAATTGTATTTCCAGCTTCTACTCGTGCTGTTATGTTGAAAGTAAATGATTCTGGGATCATTGACAAAACctagtaattagattagattacttacagtgtggaaacaggccctttggcccttcaagtccacaccgacccaccgaagcgcaacccacccagatgcattcccttacatttatcccttcacctaacactatggaaaatttagcatggccaatccacctaacctgcacatttttggactgtgggaggaaaccggagcactcggaggaaactcatgcagacacggggagaatgtgcaaactccacacagagtgtcgcctgaggcgggaattgaacccgggtctctggcactgtgaggcagcagtgctaggcaCCGTGCTGCCCATCAGTAATTTTTGCAGATTTATAATTTGTTTTCTTGCCAGCCAGATTTAATGCAAGAGAAAATGAGTGCCTCAGACTTCCGCAGTCACAGCAATTCATATTCAGGCATGCCCCTTAATTCCCATAATACTTAGTGTGCTGGATGATCCATACGCCTGGGAAAGGCCTTCTTTGACATGGTCAAGTAAGTGAAGCAGCTATAAAAAGGCTGCATTATCATGAGATGATGAGAGAAAATCCCCCCCTCCACGCGTGAACGTTCAGAACACACGGCTCCCACCACAGGCAGTGTGTGACTCTATCGTGACCCCTCACACAAAAGTATGATGCAGAAATGGATGATAATCCATCAAGCAGCAATAACAAAGAACATAAAGGGAGTGTGTCACTGAGGAAGTGTAGTCCCTCAATCACCTGTTTTCCAAACTTCACCAGTGACATGAATGGGAAAAGCTCATACCTTCCCAAAGTGCAGAAGAATGGTACTAACTTAATAAAATTCTGAAACCTGAATGTGATCAGGAAGATATTTGGTTCATTTCAGTGTGTTGAAGCAGTTGTCTAAGCCAAGGTTGTTATTCAGTTGGAGGCAGTTGTTTCTATTTGAGGACAGTTTTCTTTTCCCCGAGTTTGGTGGGTTGAAGGGGGTCTATGTTTGTGTGAAGGACATTATCAACAACTGCTGCCAAAGCCTGACCACAGCCACACAGCCCCACAGCCCCACAGCCCCAGCTGTGAGAACTGCTCTATTCCTGACGGTATTGTACACCCAAGACAGCCTTAGAGTACTCACCCCCTCCAAAATATCATAGTAAGCTTTGATCTGAGCCTCAATGGCATCTTTCTTTTTCACCAGCTGCTGTACATCAGCCACGGTCACTGCCTGTGAAGAACTTTCCGAGCCCTCCTCCGACATTGTTCCACTGAGTGTCTGACTACGGATCTCGGCAGCGCTCAGACCGTCCCTCCTCAAAACGCAACCGCATAATTCAAAATACACATCCAGTGAGTGGACTCTTAATCTTGGCAGCCTCATTGGTTGCCACTATTTCAGCAAAAGCGAGAAGTAGTGACAGCATTTAGATGTTAATAATTGTGGTCATTTTCCACAAGGTGAATTAAATTTAACAAACCAGAAATAAGTAATCCGGAACAACCCGGACTATGAAAATGGAGATTTGATCTCAGATTTGACACTGTCTttgattttaataaaattaaGCCTGGGTTTAAAATCCCTCCACAATCATGTGACCTCCATCTCCGTGTAATATTTTCAACCTCATAACATTTGGAGGTATCCATGTTTCTCAAATTCTGGACTCTTAATCAACCTCATTTTAATCACCTTGCCTTCAACTGCCTAGGCCCTAATTTTCTCAAATGTTTGTGGCTCTCGTTCCTGCTTTCAGACTATTCCTGAAAACTTCTCCGTTTTTGTTCATCTATCTCATTCATATGCTTCGTTATTTAACGTTTCTTTATAATGcttctgtgaagcaccttgggataTCTTATTAAAACACTATATAAATACAAATTGTTGTTGAAGATAGATTCCATCGTTAGAGAGTCAGACAGGCAATTTGAACTGTAACTGTGATTGTGAATTCTGCTTAGTGTTTTACCTACCTGGGACAAGGGTAAAAAATATTACAGAGagaatataagaaataggagtggtatagcccactctgccattcaaataGATATTGACTGATCTTCCACTTCAACATAATTTTCTGCCGCAAACCCATACATTTTGATGTTTTTAATTCATAGAAATCTATTGATCTTTATTTTGAGCATATTTAATGACTGAGTCTACATGATTCCCTGGAGCACAGAATTCaaagattcactaccctcagagTGAAGGACTCTCTCATCATCTCAGCCCTAACAATCCtgtcccttattctgagactctgTCTCCGGATCTAGATCTACAAGTCTAGTAACATGtttgatgcccacatccaaattaTTGACAACTTGGGAACAGATGGGGCTCAAGCACTGTTAcagcctgccattccaaaattgGTCATGTATTTCTAACAACCAAtaacccaccctcctgtcctggcatcttcccctgccaatgcaggaattacaaaacctgtgctcacacctcctccctcacctccatcctagaccccaaaggagccttccacatccatcaaagttttacctgcacatccaccaatatcatttattgtatctgttgctcccaatgcggtctcctctacattggggagactggatgcctcctagcagaatgctttagggaacatctctgggatacctgcaccaaacaaccacaccgccctgtggcccaacatttcaactccccctcccactcagccgaggacaggaggtcctgggcctccttcacagccgctccctcaccacccgacgcctggaggaagaacgcctcatcttccgcctcagaacacttcaaccccagggcatcaatgtggacttcaccagtttcctcatttccccttcccccacctcaccccagttccaaacttccagctcagcatagttcccatgacttg
The window above is part of the Chiloscyllium punctatum isolate Juve2018m chromosome 17, sChiPun1.3, whole genome shotgun sequence genome. Proteins encoded here:
- the psmd9 gene encoding 26S proteasome non-ATPase regulatory subunit 9; the protein is MSEEGSESSSQAVTVADVQQLVKKKDAIEAQIKAYYDILEGQNKAGMDAPLVDVEGYPRNDIDVYEVRTARHNIICLQNDHKALMKQIEEALHQLHARDREKHRLDEAEVHPEVMEQENSLPAAFAKVDTVSPGSPAHISGLQVGDEIIEFGSVNTQNFQNLQNIATVVQHSEGNPLNITVIRNGQTVHMSLSPQRWSGRGLLGCNIIPLQH